One window of Hymenobacter sp. BRD128 genomic DNA carries:
- the rfbA gene encoding glucose-1-phosphate thymidylyltransferase RfbA gives MKGIILAGGSGTRLHPLTLAVSKQLMPVYDKPMIYYPLSILMMAGIREILIITTPHDQAQFQKLLGTGQNLGCNFQYVVQEVPNGLAQAFVLGADFIGQDKVALVLGDNIFHGEGMEELLKANSDPDGGVVYAYHVHDPERYGVVEFDENKVALSIEEKPAKPKSNYAVPGLYFYDNEVVEIAKNLQPSPRGEYEITDVNREYLRRGKLKVGILGRGTAWLDTGTFESLMQAGEFVRVLEQRQGLKVGSIEEAAFRQGFINAEQLRKIAAPLRKSGYGDYLVNLPDQLVMGG, from the coding sequence ATGAAAGGCATCATCCTCGCTGGCGGCTCGGGCACCCGGCTGCACCCCCTGACCCTGGCCGTGAGCAAGCAGCTCATGCCCGTCTACGACAAGCCGATGATTTACTATCCGCTGTCGATTCTGATGATGGCCGGCATTCGGGAAATCTTGATTATCACCACGCCCCACGACCAGGCGCAGTTCCAGAAGCTGCTCGGCACCGGCCAGAATCTGGGCTGCAACTTCCAGTACGTGGTGCAGGAAGTGCCCAACGGGCTAGCCCAGGCCTTCGTGCTGGGGGCCGATTTTATTGGGCAGGACAAGGTGGCGCTGGTGCTGGGCGATAATATTTTTCATGGCGAAGGCATGGAAGAGTTACTGAAAGCCAACAGCGACCCCGACGGTGGCGTGGTCTACGCCTACCACGTGCACGACCCCGAGCGCTACGGCGTAGTCGAGTTCGACGAGAATAAGGTAGCCCTCAGCATCGAGGAAAAACCCGCCAAGCCCAAGAGCAATTACGCCGTGCCGGGTCTCTACTTTTATGACAATGAAGTAGTGGAGATTGCCAAAAACCTGCAGCCCAGCCCGCGCGGCGAGTACGAAATCACGGACGTCAACCGCGAGTACCTGCGCCGGGGCAAGCTGAAAGTCGGCATCCTGGGCCGGGGCACCGCTTGGCTCGACACCGGCACCTTCGAGAGCCTGATGCAGGCCGGCGAGTTTGTGCGCGTGCTGGAGCAGCGCCAGGGCCTGAAAGTAGGCTCGATTGAGGAAGCTGCTTTCCGTCAAGGCTTTATCAATGCCGAACAGCTGCGTAAAATCGCGGCGCCCCTGCGCAAAAGCGGCTACGGCGACTACCTGGTAAACCTGCCCGACCAGCTGGTAATGGGTGGGTAG
- a CDS encoding SDR family oxidoreductase, with amino-acid sequence MYETPFTDQPITELSFLVTGGAGFIGSNLVEYLLKHGAKKVRVLDNFSNGFRKNLRLFEGNAALEVQEGDIRDREACARACAGIDIVLHQAALGSVPRSINDPVTTDEVNVGGFVKMLFAAKEAGIKRFVYAASSSTYGDHPGLPKVEDRIGKPLSPYAVTKYANELYADVFARTYGMEIIGLRYFNIFGPRQDPGGAYAAVIPLFIDAILENSAPTLNGDGGQTRDFTFVANAVQANIRAALTQNPEAVNQVYNIAVGDRTSLVQMYDILREEAHSNLEPKFGPNRAGDIRDSLADITKAETRLGYAPQVRIREGLKRTLSWFRANQDFIKERN; translated from the coding sequence ATGTACGAAACTCCCTTTACCGACCAGCCCATTACTGAGCTGAGCTTTCTCGTCACCGGCGGGGCCGGCTTTATTGGCTCCAACCTGGTTGAATACCTGCTGAAGCACGGCGCCAAAAAGGTGCGGGTGCTGGACAATTTCTCCAACGGCTTCCGCAAAAACCTGCGCCTGTTTGAAGGCAACGCCGCGCTGGAAGTGCAGGAAGGCGATATCCGCGACCGCGAGGCCTGCGCCCGCGCCTGCGCGGGCATCGACATTGTACTGCACCAGGCCGCGCTAGGGTCGGTGCCGCGCTCTATCAACGACCCCGTTACGACCGACGAGGTAAACGTGGGCGGCTTCGTGAAAATGCTGTTTGCGGCCAAAGAAGCCGGCATTAAGCGCTTCGTGTACGCGGCCAGCAGCTCGACCTACGGCGACCACCCTGGCCTGCCCAAGGTGGAGGACCGCATCGGCAAGCCGCTCTCGCCCTACGCCGTAACGAAGTACGCCAACGAGCTCTACGCCGACGTGTTTGCCCGCACCTACGGCATGGAGATTATCGGCCTGCGCTACTTCAATATCTTCGGCCCGCGCCAGGACCCCGGCGGGGCCTACGCGGCCGTAATCCCGCTCTTCATCGACGCCATTCTGGAAAACAGCGCACCCACGCTCAACGGCGACGGTGGCCAGACCCGCGACTTTACCTTCGTGGCCAACGCCGTGCAGGCCAACATCCGGGCCGCACTCACGCAGAATCCCGAGGCCGTGAACCAGGTATACAACATCGCCGTCGGCGACCGCACCTCGCTGGTGCAGATGTACGACATCCTGCGTGAAGAAGCCCACTCCAACCTGGAGCCCAAGTTCGGTCCCAACCGCGCCGGCGATATCCGCGACTCGCTGGCCGACATTACCAAGGCCGAAACCCGGCTAGGGTACGCCCCGCAGGTGCGCATCCGCGAGGGCCTGAAACGGACGCTGTCGTGGTTTAGGGCCAACCAGGACTTTATCAAGGAGCGCAACTAG
- a CDS encoding ATP-binding protein: protein MLPPLYDQKSRIKLLVLLMALLIAGATVVYTNTLVQRLSEREQHQIDLYAKTQRYIINTEDTKNLPFLQEQIIEANTTIPVILTNGEDIIDTKNLGLAKHLSAADSIQQLRAVLLDMQKRHPPIVIELPGNTRNYLFYQDSRLLRQLRTYPLAALAVIASLAMMAYIAFSYSRRAEQNRVWVGLAKETAHQLGTPLSSLVGWQEYLRQSDRFRDEPIVEELGKDIKRLEIITERFSNIGSVPVLKAENLYHTTRNAIAYLESRVSRKVKFSIETELPLDTPACLNVPLFDWVVENICKNAVDAMDGRGSITLRLCRVKPRREWWRRRAPRPQVAIDITDTGKGIAKNKLESVFLPGYTTKKRGWGLGLALARRIIENYHEGRLFVKWSEVGKGTTFRLVLNQ, encoded by the coding sequence ATGCTTCCTCCCCTTTACGACCAGAAATCGCGCATTAAGCTCTTGGTCTTGCTGATGGCCTTGCTTATTGCCGGGGCTACCGTAGTGTATACTAATACGCTAGTGCAGCGTCTTTCGGAGCGCGAGCAGCACCAGATTGATTTATACGCCAAAACCCAACGCTACATTATTAATACGGAAGACACTAAAAACCTGCCTTTTTTGCAGGAGCAGATTATTGAGGCCAACACCACTATCCCGGTTATTCTGACCAATGGGGAGGATATTATTGATACCAAAAACTTGGGCTTGGCTAAACACCTTTCGGCCGCCGACTCGATACAACAGCTACGGGCAGTGCTGCTTGATATGCAAAAGCGCCACCCGCCCATCGTGATTGAGCTACCCGGCAATACCCGCAACTATCTGTTTTACCAGGATTCGCGCCTGTTGCGGCAGCTGCGCACTTACCCCCTAGCAGCGCTGGCCGTAATTGCCTCACTAGCCATGATGGCGTATATCGCCTTTAGCTACTCGCGCCGGGCCGAACAAAACCGCGTGTGGGTGGGGCTAGCCAAGGAAACGGCGCATCAGCTCGGCACCCCACTGAGCTCGCTCGTGGGCTGGCAGGAATATTTGCGGCAGTCGGACCGCTTCCGCGACGAGCCCATAGTAGAGGAGCTCGGCAAGGATATTAAACGTCTGGAAATCATCACCGAACGCTTCAGCAACATTGGCTCGGTGCCGGTGCTCAAGGCCGAAAACCTCTACCACACCACCCGCAACGCCATTGCCTACCTCGAGAGCCGGGTGTCGCGCAAGGTCAAGTTCAGCATCGAAACTGAGCTGCCACTCGACACGCCGGCCTGCCTCAACGTGCCACTCTTCGACTGGGTAGTGGAGAATATTTGCAAAAACGCGGTGGATGCTATGGATGGGCGCGGCTCCATCACGCTGCGCCTGTGCCGGGTGAAGCCCCGGCGCGAATGGTGGCGCCGCCGCGCTCCGCGCCCGCAGGTAGCCATCGACATCACCGACACGGGTAAAGGAATCGCCAAGAACAAGCTCGAAAGCGTTTTCCTGCCCGGCTACACTACCAAAAAGCGCGGCTGGGGCCTGGGCTTAGCCCTGGCCCGCCGCATCATCGAAAACTACCACGAGGGCCGCCTCTTCGTGAAGTGGAGCGAGGTGGGCAAAGGCACCACGTTTCGGCTGGTATTGAACCAGTAG